The DNA sequence TTTTTTAGGGTTTCGGAATTACTAGATGGTTTGATTTAGACAAATGGAAACATAAAGGTTGAGTGTACTTAGTAATTAAAAAAGGTCCCACCATTCACTTATCATGGAAAACTGTGCAACAACTAAAttttatagaaataaaaaataagaaaataatgacatTTATGAATTATTAAAGAGGCACACGGAACAAGTGGCAGGAACCCTAAAATTTAGATTGTGAGAGCTCAAATATTTGAGAGTACTATGTTTGCATTAATGGAGGAGTAGAATTTTCGAAAAAATCTCATCTGATCGTGATTGCAAGAGGAGAGATAGTGGTAAAATGAGAAGATCGAGAGATGATGGGCAGTGCACACATtctgacaaaaaatgaagaataaaactaatggcaacGGACAGCTCCAATATTCCCAATTGTCTTGCAATGTTGTTTCCTTTACTCACAATCGTTGATGCCCAAAAATAGCTCATCCAATTCATATAAGAGACGCCTTCGGCATAATAAATTCATGTACTATTTTCCCTCTTCTATAATTTCTCTCATATGAAGCATGCAATCAccatttctaaataaagcttttatATGATAGGATGTGGTAGTATCAATATACCATAGGGCACTACGTCACAGAAacttttgcacatgaagataccccTAAACTTActactcattttcatatttcttaatcTTCTAGATTGTTAAATAGGTTCACGTATTTTATTGATGTCTATTTAATTCTTGAGATATAAGCTACTCACTATacataatttctctattttttaggcTCTCATGAAGGATTCAAATGTAAAGAATGAGTATCACATGCTAGTATGTGCCAAGGTCCATTACTCTATCTATATTAACTATTATTTGACGTCCAAGCATCTAATTTAAACGATATATTCCGCATTCCATATGCTTTGAGATGTATTACTATTTTAGGATTCACATGCACGTCAATGTATGGTCCAAACATTatggtaaaatattttaatctagTCAAACTATCCTTAGTTTTGGGTATATTATTAGAGGATGGATTAATTCAGCCATATATCAAGAAATGatgcaatcttgtcgaaatcttggcCCATTCTCTAATTAGCCACCCTTATTAATTTACATACACCCCCTTATATTCTATCTTATCCCGTGGATTCATGCACACATTCGTATGTATCACATTTATTATTAGATTATTCTCCATCCACACCTCAATGTCTAGGCATTTATTCTCTACATAAGTATTAGCCTTTTTTCTGTTATTGGTCAATAATGGGGCGTCCAATCAATATTGCACCATACAATACTGACCCTTGAGATTTAGCAATTTAAATTCGAATTTTTTAACTCCAAACCTTTTATTCTATCATAATTACATTTAGTACCTGTTTTATGTGATTTATTGAACATTTTGGTTTTTGAAAGAATTCAATGTGCATTTATTTAACATGCAGTCGCTTTGAGAATTCATTGAATACAAATTTGCATAAATGAAACATTTATCATAGAAACGCTTTTGGTTGGAGCACCAAGATGAATCTATCtccatcaaagttttcatcttgggaAATTTGCATGCTTCTTTTCCATTTACCTAAATTGGCCATGCTCGTGAAACCGACCATTCCGAAGGATAACCAAGGAGAACTTGACCCTAGTGATCTACCAGGCTCCCTAATGTGATTTTAACTATTGCGAATACTTGACAATTAGTGAAGAGTTAACTTCAAGGTAAATTGATGAAAAGTGAGATTTATTAGATCAAATGTTAGGGAAGAATTTATATTCACACATATAGAACTTACACATATCTATGGATTTGACATAAAAAAATCGTGGACATGGGGAGTGATCCCTAGTTGACATGACTTTCATGCTTATCACTGATACAACTACATACCCAATTCTTAAAAGAtggattcttaaattcaatttagatgatttatatacTTGCATGTTCAACCACATAGATTACGCTAACTTTTATCTACTTTTTCCTTCTGGTATAAATCCTTGAGCAAAACGTTATGATAGGATATGGCAATGTGAATATATAATAGAACATTGCGTATAACACTTCTGCACAAGTAAAATTGAGAAATAAGATAAATAAGAacgagaataaaaataaaattcaatttagatgatttatatatgtGGATGTTCAACCACATAGATTACATTAACTTTCATGTACTTTTTCTTTCTGGTATAAATCCTTGAATAGAACTTTATGATAGGATACGGTAATGTGAATACATAATAGAGCATTGAATATAACACTTTTGTACAAGTAAAATCTCTAAATCTTAAAAATGAATAAACTAATTAGAGCAAAATTTAAGAATGAGATAAACAAGAATGAGAATAAGTTGGAAAGCCGGATAAACCGACTAAGAATAATTATGTgtaaactaattttaaatatttttagaaaactaACCCTCCGGTTACAACACGTTTTGGAATTTCGATCTGAATGGGTCCACAAAATTCAATGGGAAGAAGGAATTGGATTACGAGTTAAGTGTACGGAAATACTTAGTGAAGGTATGGACAGAAAAAAATACGATTCACTTCGAATTGCAGCAGTCTATTCTACTTCTAGAACAATTCCAGACGGGCAGAGATAGAgaaggggaaattaaataaattcgtCTATCCTTCTAAGAGGATCGATATTGTTATGTGGACACGTCGGGGAATCTGTTGATTTTGATTTAAGGCTCCTTCTCACTCTCTCTGTGTATATATATTGCATGGAGTGGAGTAGATGAGAGCAGAAAAAGGTTTCGAGgtttagaaaagaaaaagagaaatggagCGTTCAAAGCTGTTGGGTTTTGTGGTCTTGATATGCTTTACTATTCCAACGATATCATGTTCTTCGGACAGACTGTTTAGTGGTTGGCCGAAGTCTAGCAGcgatgaaaatgtaaaaataaggGTGAATATGACGCGCAGATCAGAGAGAGAGTTGGGTTTTTCTGAGAGATTGGGTTTGGCTGTGGATCGAAGTAAGAAGCGAATGAAGAAGATAGAGGCATTGATAAGAGGGCAATTAGACGCTGAAACGCCCGTTGAAGTAGGGGATGGAGAATTTCTGGTGAGCGTTGCACTGGGAACGCCCTCTGTGAGCTTCGAAGCGATTTTGGACACGGGGAGCGATCTGATTTGGACTCAGTGCAAGCCTTGCAAGGACTGCTTCTCTCAGCCTACGCCAATCTTCGACCCCTCCAAGTCCCCCACATTTTCCACAATTCCCTGCGGTGATTCTCTTTGTGACGCCTTGGGGAGTACACAAACCGGATGCAATCCAGATTGTACCTTTATGTATCAGTATGGCGATGGTTCCTTCACCAGCGGCGACCTGGCTTACGAGACATTGTCAATTGGGAGCAGCAAGGTTAAAGGCATTGcatttggatgcgggcatgacaacGAAGGACAAGGATTCTCTCAGGGTGGTGGCCTTGTGGGACTGGGAAGAGGTGGTCTCTCCCTTATCTCACAGCTGGGTTCCAAAGCAGAGAACATGTTCTCTTACTGTCTTTTGCCCATCACCGACTCTTCTTCACAAACCAGCCCCCTCTTTTTCGGCGAGGGTGCTTCCTTGAGCGGAGGAGCCAAGACTCTCCCACTCATCAAGAGCAGTATCATTCCCACTTTCTGGTACATTCCTATTACAGGAATcaccctcaatggtaaggcactagATATTCCTCCTGGAACTTTCGATCTGCAATCGGACGGCAGCGGAGGTATGATCATCGACTCCGGAACCACTGTTACCATTCTGGACCAGGCTGCCTACTCTCCTCTTAAGGAAGCAATTCAGTCCGCCATTGATCTCACTCCTGTAGACGGGTCTTCTACAGGTTTGGATCTTTGTTACCACACATCATCCGCTCACCTCACCTTGCCAACCCTCGTCTTCAACTTCAAAGGCGGCGTGGATTACGAGCTTCCGGCAGACAACTTTTTCATTCAGGCATCTGAAAATCTCTTGTGCCTGGCAATGTTGGGTGAACCATCGGGGAATCCTTCCATCTTCGGAAACATACAGCAGCAAAACTTCCATATCCTTTACAACAATGCTCAGAACACGCTCTCTTTCAAGCCCACTAAGTGTGATTCTCTTTaaatcatcatctccctcttctaattcttcttcttctctttttctgtcTCTCTCATTTCCTCTTCCTCTGTCCTTCGAATGCAATATGTGATCTCGTCTCCTGCGTCTGCCTATTGCACTGTCCGATATGCGAATCATGTAAATTTTCATCTTCGTAGCTGCTTATTTTCAGTAAAATTGTTTGGCCCCTGTTGTTCTCGGGGACCTTCATTTATGGTTCCTTATGATATGCTACACTATGTGTGTTATtttggcatggaaatgaaggtgcgatAATTGATTATCAAAATATAAATTGCGTGTTAAAACAACGACAAgagaatttatataattataaagcaTCTGTAATGGTCTTATCTTTTCTTCAAGTCTTAAgtgtaaaataaattattgtatgCCTATGAATATTTTTAATGGTATTTAACTTTAAGATCCGTGTCTGTGATTTATACATTCAAATAATACTTATTTTCAATCATGTCCGCATTTCACATTACTAAGATCAAACACAATTTAATGTAGCCTATATATAAGGTAAGGTTGTTGCTAAGAAGGTCTCTCTAATTTTCTCACAATTACTATTGTATAATTTTCTACTAGAGAAGACGAGTTCTCGAGAATTAAGAATATCATTTTGGAGCCTTTGCAATTTATTTAAAAGTGCTAATATTTAAGGCTATGCCTATATCACGATTCACGATTACCTATCAACGCTTTATAGTGCATTCGATGACATCTTACACAAATCTTATATAGAAAACTTATTGATGGTGAATCGGGGCCTCTCATTTGAAAGATTGCTACTACACTACAATGCACCttagataataaaattaaattatgtaatgtatttGTGCTTCAGAGTATGGATGTTAGACCACAAATCAATTTTCAGCCATTGATAATGTGACATGATTACTTGTTTTCAACATTTTAATAGGATTGCATTAGGTTTTGGAACTTTTTTTCGTgacctaaaaaattaaaatattagtggACTACAACATAATAACACAATTATTGAGAAAAGTTTTGATTGCCTACAAAAAATCATAGTATCTTCACTCTTTCACCTTGTAAATCCTAACATGTTAATTTCAATTTCACATGATCTATGTTGCAGTGTCTACTTACGTATTATTATAGTCCAATGAACACAAAGGATACTAAAATCAATTATTTGAGAGAGTTGACACTTATTAGATTTTTAGATAGCCAAAAAACTTCTCAGATGAATAAAATATTGGTTGAGATAATTCTTAAatagatattattatatttatttaaataaacaataatttcttaaaaaatatccttaatatagagggagagagaactaATTATATATTCCAAGGAAAAAGTATTCGCACTATTACATAGTTTACAATTGATAAAGCATTAACAAGTAAGAAACAcacaatgaataataaataaaacatataaatttaaaataattattaaatcaacCTCATACTTATTTCACCTTGACAATGCAAGGAGGGTAAGAGGAGGGATGGCGGCCCAATATGCTATTCATATAGTTTCTAAGGGCATTGGACAACATCTAAACTAACATCTTagcttatattttcttagtttattcaATTGGGCGATGAAGGTGAAGAGTGGAGtgcatttacatttgattaaattcttgttctaatttcattcttattatttatttattatcttgtaAAACTATTGTGCTAACTAGATAATGTGCAacctttgttaaggatttttccatctccctcgacccgatcaaccacctaaggtgagatgcatttagagcTATAAGCGATATAAAAAATTCTATGTTTCTCAATGCTCGACAATGTATGTCACACGAGGATAATATTAGGAAGTTTTAGATTGAACCAGTTTAAACAGagcctcctcttttctttttttattttattttggtaattactcCTTCAGCAAGGCATTTAACTAGCTACAATTGCTTTGTatccattaatttactattttggttcatgaaaataatgtattctagtataatgccatttcatttttctttacttattattattattattattattatcattatttttctatcgaagattcttgttgcaacggatatagatgctggaaaatatttatttattattcaatgtatagctagaaaggaagaaTGATCATTCAATTGGGAAAGGGATAATTTTACACTCTTAACTTAAATACAATAGAGCACTACAATTATTCGGTTGGTTTACTTTTTTATGGAAGCACTCCTTATAAATCATGTATCATAGTAGAGATGTGGACATCTGAATAATTAGCCGGCACAGGCCAAACCTAATCCCAACTAACTCTTCCATCATATTGCACACGTAGAATACTTTCATATACCATCCTAAAGAATCCCATCTCAAAGCACATAGAGGTACCATGTTTCGAGAAGTCCAATGGGAAAGTTGATCTTAGCACTCacttgacaacatttactactttatctattggcttgattcttgaggattctcttcctgcaaaaatctttttcatttcattgaaacaaatgacattggattgatttttccctttatctattaattcaataaactctttctcatatcttgttaatcaatttttataacgttaaaaaaaaaatattggacctaAAGTAACATTAATTGATGGTGCAGCGAAGGGGAATCCCGGACCTGCTGGATATGGGGGAGTGGTGCATGATAATAATGGCAGGATGGGCTCGATGGTGGCCCTCTCTTTGGGTACCTAGACAAACCACTTTAGTGAGGCCTTCACAACgtataccaatatcaaattggccaaagagaaaggtttgagaagggtcttcttggagtgtgactccctaaacatcattaATTGTTTAACAACTTCCTCCTCCCCTAGTTGGTCGATTAAACATATTAttgaagatagcctaatgcttctCAGGGGATTCTACAAATTTAACATTTCACATGTCTATCGTGAAGGTAATAAGGTTGCCGATATTTAGGCCAACATTGGGGCCGCCGACTTGCCAAGTAGGAAAGTTTGGAACATTTATGATCGGATCCCAGAGGATCTTCTTAACCTACTCCGTAATGATCGTGATGCGTGCGAAGCTCAAGGGGCTTTCGGAAATGATGGAGAATGACGTCTTCCAAAGTGTCCTAGGCAAGACTTCTTCTATGAGGGGAAAGTCAAACTTTCTGGtggtgtttttgattgtttttgtttagctcaactctgtttgtgttgcaggttgttgagAATCGGTATTTTCCAAGATTGGGGGAGATAGGAACCATTTGAAGCCCATAgtctatgaaaaatgatgaaacaaGGAAGCAGTATGCAAAGAACTTTCGATAAGTGTTTTTACTAGTTATATCGAGACGCTTCATGGTGCGGATGCCCTTGTTACCGAGGCCTTTGTTCATGGGTGGAAGTATGGTGTGCTCTGTGTCTATGGTATGGAGCTGGAGGTTGATGAGGAGATGGTGGATAAGGTGTCCAACATGCTATTCATATAGTTTCTAAGGGCATTGGACAACATCTAAACTAGTAGCTTttcttatattttcttagtttattcaattgggcgacgaaggtgatgagtggagtgcatttacatttgattaaattcttgttctaatttcattcttattatttatttattatcttttaaaaCTATTGTGCTTACTAGATAATGTGCAGCCTTTGTaaaggatttttccatctccatTGACCCGATTAACCACCTAAGGTGAGATGCATTTAGATctacaatgatataaaaaattcattCTTAGTGCTTGGCAATGTATGCCACATGAGGATACTATTAGGAAGTTTTAAATTGAACCAGTTTAAACAtagtctcctcttttctcttttttcttttattttggtaattactcCTTCAGCAAGGCATTTAACTAGCTCCAATCGCTTAGTATccattaatttaatattttgggtcatgaaaataatgtattctagtataatgccatttcatttttctttacttattattattattatttttctatcgaagattcttgtcgcaacggatatagatgctggaaaatatttatttattattcaatgtatagctagaaaggaagaaggatcattCAATTGGGAAAGGGATAATTTTACACTCTTAACTTAAATACAATAGAGCACTACAATTATTCAGTTGCTTTATTTTTTTATGGAAATAATCCTTCTAAATTATGTATCGTAGTAGAGATTTGGACATCTGAATAATTGGCCAGCACAAGCCAAACCTAATCCCAACTAACTCTTCCACCATATTGCACACGTGGACTACTTTCATATACCGTCCTAAAGAATCCCATCTCAAAGCAAACAGAGGTACCATGTTTTGAGAAGTCCAATGGGAAAGTTGATCTTAGCACTCACTTGACAACCTTTACTACTTTATCTATTGTCTTGATTCTTGATGATGCTCTTCCTGcaaaaatattttccatttcattgaaagaaatgacattggattgatttttctctctatctattaattcaataaattctttctcatatcttgttaatcaatttttataacatttaaaaaaaatattggacctaAAGTAACATTAATTGATGGTGTGGCGAATGGGAATCCCAGACCTGCTGGATGTGGGAAAGTGGTGCGTGATAACAATGGCAGGATGGTCTCGACAATGGCCCTCTCTTTGGGTACCCAGACAAATCACTTTAATGAGGCCTTCACAATttataccaatatcaaattggccaaagagaaaggtttgagaagggtctggttggagtgtgactccctaa is a window from the Cryptomeria japonica unplaced genomic scaffold, Sugi_1.0 HiC_scaffold_116, whole genome shotgun sequence genome containing:
- the LOC131865682 gene encoding aspartic proteinase nepenthesin-1-like, which translates into the protein MERSKLLGFVVLICFTIPTISCSSDRLFSGWPKSSSDENVKIRVNMTRRSERELGFSERLGLAVDRSKKRMKKIEALIRGQLDAETPVEVGDGEFLVSVALGTPSVSFEAILDTGSDLIWTQCKPCKDCFSQPTPIFDPSKSPTFSTIPCGDSLCDALGSTQTGCNPDCTFMYQYGDGSFTSGDLAYETLSIGSSKVKGIAFGCGHDNEGQGFSQGGGLVGLGRGGLSLISQLGSKAENMFSYCLLPITDSSSQTSPLFFGEGASLSGGAKTLPLIKSSIIPTFWYIPITGITLNGKALDIPPGTFDLQSDGSGGMIIDSGTTVTILDQAAYSPLKEAIQSAIDLTPVDGSSTGLDLCYHTSSAHLTLPTLVFNFKGGVDYELPADNFFIQASENLLCLAMLGEPSGNPSIFGNIQQQNFHILYNNAQNTLSFKPTKCDSL